The following proteins come from a genomic window of Micromonospora echinofusca:
- the panB gene encoding 3-methyl-2-oxobutanoate hydroxymethyltransferase: protein MVESTPSEVTALYGGPATRRVRTRDLIAAKERGERWPMLTSYDQYTASIFDQAGIPVLLVGDSAANNVFGYETTVPVTPEELLPLVRAVVRATRHALVVGDLPFGSYEEGPTQALRTAVRFMKEGGCQAVKLEGGRRCAAQIAAITGAGIPVMAHVGFTPQSEHAIGGYRVQGRGDTADDVIADARAVAEAGAFAVVLEMVPGQVAKRITAELPIPTVGIGAGADTDAQVLVWQDMAGLRTGRAPRFVKRYADLAGALTDATRRFADEVRGGDFPAAEHTF from the coding sequence ATGGTGGAGTCCACCCCGTCCGAGGTGACCGCCCTCTACGGCGGCCCGGCCACCCGGCGGGTACGCACCCGCGACCTGATCGCCGCCAAGGAGCGCGGCGAGCGGTGGCCGATGCTCACCTCGTACGACCAGTACACCGCGTCGATCTTCGACCAGGCCGGCATCCCGGTGCTGCTGGTCGGCGACTCGGCGGCGAACAACGTCTTCGGCTACGAGACGACGGTGCCGGTGACCCCGGAGGAGCTGCTCCCGCTGGTGCGCGCGGTGGTCCGGGCGACCCGGCACGCGCTGGTCGTCGGCGACCTGCCGTTCGGCTCGTACGAGGAGGGCCCGACGCAGGCGCTGCGTACCGCCGTGCGGTTCATGAAGGAGGGCGGCTGCCAGGCGGTGAAGCTGGAGGGCGGCCGGCGCTGCGCGGCGCAGATCGCCGCCATCACCGGCGCCGGCATCCCGGTCATGGCGCACGTCGGCTTCACCCCGCAGAGCGAGCACGCGATCGGCGGCTACCGGGTGCAGGGGCGCGGCGACACGGCCGACGACGTGATCGCCGACGCCCGCGCGGTCGCCGAGGCGGGCGCGTTCGCCGTGGTGCTGGAGATGGTGCCGGGGCAGGTGGCCAAGCGGATCACGGCGGAGCTGCCGATCCCGACCGTGGGCATCGGCGCCGGCGCCGACACCGACGCGCAGGTGCTGGTCTGGCAGGACATGGCCGGCCTGCGTACCGGTAGGGCACCGCGCTTCGTGAAGCGCTACGCCGACCTGGCGGGTGCCCTGACCGACGCGACCCGGCGCTTCGCCGACGAGGTCCGCGGCGGCGACTTCCCCGCCGCCGAGCACACCTTCTGA